The Chryseobacterium oranimense genome contains the following window.
AGATCAAAGACATTCAGTCTCAAATTAAAATGTATGGAGGCTAATTCCAATACTTCAAAGAAGATGTGTCCCAGTTACTTAGGGAAAATTGGGGCACAGCTTTTCGGAGTGGTCGGCAAAGACGGTAAAGTACAGTTCATTACGCCTCTTACCGTTACAGAAGACTTTCTTGGGCAAAATAAAGACAAAAACAGTCTTGAGCAAAGATTCCGGTTTACAGGAAAATGTGTTGAGAAAGGCTGTGCACAATGGAATGCAGAAGAATCCAAATGCTCCCTGTCTCAAAAAGTTCAGAATTTAGACACCCATAAAGCAACTGAATTGTTCTTTTGCCCGATCAGGTCAAAATGCAGGTGGTTCTCTCAGGATGGAAAGGAAGCCTGTTTTTCATGCAATGAAGTGACAAGGAATATGGAAGAGCTTCTCGTAGGTTCGCAACAATAAAAAAAGACGCTTCAATTTGAAACGTCTTTTTGTTTTATTTTGGTAAGCCTCTTTTTAAAGCTAGTTCTGCTCTTTTAACGGCTACCTTTTCTTTCCAGTCCATGTATTTCTTTTTAAAATTGGACTTCATAATATCATCAAACTTACGCTGTACGGTAAGATTCCATAAAGAGTGAGCCTTTACCGCCCAGGATTTGTCCCATGCTCTCAGTGAGATTGAGAAACTTCCGTCCAGATACTTCATCCAGTGCCACCATCCGGTAGGCATAAAAAGCGTATCACCATGCTCAAGGAAACACTCAATTCCTTCTACGCCGTCAAGAGCAGGAAATTTGGTAAAATCCGGATTCTCTATGTCATAATCTTCCAGTGCGTAGGTAGCATAAGGAAGCTGGTATAATCTTTCTTTCCATTTATAATCAAAAAGTAGCACATGCTTTCTTCCATTGAAATGCGTATGGAAAATATGAGCCATATCAATATCGTAGTGAAGGAAAGTTACGGAGCCTTTTCCACCAAAAAACATAGACGGATATTTATCAAGGAAACCTCCCATCAGTTCTTTTGGAGAGATATAGTCTTCCAGTAATTTATTGGCGTGTTTTATAGGGTCGAAAAAGAAAATTCTCAGATCGGTAGGCTCTTTTTGGATGAGGTCTATATAATCTGCGAACTTCATTTTAGTTGTAGGAGTATTAATGGGAGCTGCAGGATCGGCTTTTTTAGAATCATAGAGAGGAACTTCCACATCACCTACTGCTTCCTTCACATAATCCATGGTCCACTTCTGATAAGCAGGCCATTTTCTTGCCATGTTCTTGATGACAACGGGCCTTCTGGGCTTTAGATATTTTTCTGTAAACTCTTCCTGAGTAATATCATCTACAACATCTATAGGCTTTAAAATAATTCCCATTCTATAAATTTTATGTTACAAAATTATTAAATAAATATATATGAATCAGTGTTTAAGTTTTTTTTAATCTATGATTCAAATCATTTTTAACTATTTAGACTAAATTAAAAATTAAAAAAATAATTGAAGCCCGAAAATAATTGAATTTTCCCTTTATTATTAATCTTTTTCTTAAATAATAGGAATACCATTAAATAGGAAATAAATAGTAATGATTCAAATTTTGCAGTTTAAATTTAGGGATTTTGCATACCAAACAAATTATTAGAATAAAATTTACATATTATTTGTAAAGAAACACTCCCAGAACATTAGAAAACAAAAAATATCACTATATTTATAGTGATACAAATTTAACCTTTATCTATAAAACACATCTTTATAGAAAGTGTAACAAAAAACACAAGCAGTAAACTAATTAGGCAAATAATAAATTATGAAAGGAAAGATTTCTTTATTTCTGATGCTTTTTTTTACAGTGCTCACATATGCACAGAAAACAGTGTCAGGGAAAATTACCGATGAAGACGGATCCGCCATTCCCAGCGCCAGCGTTACCATAGAAGAACCGGGTAAGGATGCAATTCTGGCCTATGGGATCACCAATTCCAAAGGGGAATATAAGGTGACTTTCACTTCTTCAGAACCCAATGTAGATCTGAAAGTGAAAGCATTCAACCAAAAACCCCTCACCAAACAGATCAGCAACAGCGATCAGACCCTGACATTCAAAATGCAGTCTGAAGCAACGGAAATAAAAGAAGTCCAGCTAAAAACCAAAATGATTACCGCAAGAGGAGATACCATTGCGTATGACCTTAAGGCTTTTGACAGTAAAAATGACAGAACTCTTGCCGATGTAATGAGAAAAATTCCCGGAATTGAAGTCAATAAGGATGGAAGTATTCTTTACCAGGGAAATGCTATCAATAAATTTTATGTCAACGGAAAAGATCTCATGGAAGGAGGCTACGGAACCATCAACAACTCGCTTCCGAAAGATGCCGTACAGAAAGTGGAAGTCCTTGAAAACCACCAGCCGGTAAAGATCCTTCAGGATAAAGTGCCTTCCGATCAGGCTGCTATTAATATCAAATTAAAAAACTCCGTTACCATGACCGGAAGAGGAGAAGTGGGGACCGGTTTTGGAGATCCCTGGTTATGGAACGTCAAGCTGACTCCTATGTTTTTCGGGCAGAAAAGCCAGTGGGTGGTCAACTATAAGACCAACAATATGGGCGAGCAGGTGGAAAATGAGGGAAATATCCTGGCTTTCGGAAGCAGTTGGGAAGGCAGAAGAATCAATGCCGCTCAAAACGACTGGCTGAATGTAGAAAATGCAGATGCCCCCAATTTACCGGTAAAAAGATATTTAATGAACAGTGTACATTATCTGTCTGCAAACTATCTTACCAATATTGATAAAAAGAAAGAATGGGAACTTAAAGCCAATGCCAATTATACAAATAATGCAGTAGAAAGAGAAGATATCGTAGAGACTATATACAGTCCGAGAAATGATAAGCCGGGATCTACAATAACAACAAGTACCAGAAACAACTTTTATACAGACAAGGTGAAAGGAGAACTTATCTTTACTAAAAATGCGAAGAAAGGTTTCTTTAAAAATACAACAAGTTTCAGCCAGTTTTGGAATGCGGACAGAGCGGTAGCCACAAGGGTGGGAAGAATTGGAAATGAGGCTGTAGAATCTCCGACATCTTCTTTCCAGAACTCATTAAGTACCATCATTCCCTGGAAAGAAAAAATGGTTAATTTTAAATCATACATCAATTATCAGGATGACAAGCAGACCCTTGAGGTTTCTCCTGCCAATTATCTGCAGATTTTATATAAAAACCCTGTAGCAGATTCTGCTACGGCAATCAATTTTGCTCCGGGAACTTCCGTAATACAGAATTTCAGACTGAAGACTTTGGATACATCCCATTCCGCCAACATCAGCTTTTCCAAGAAAGGTTGGACCTTTACACCTCAGGTGGGATTTGATTTCTCATCAAAAAACCTTAATACCCGTTTTAACGGAACAGCAATTCCTAATCCGGATATTCCGAATGATGTGGCTCCGAGTTTTGGCGGACCTGCCTATCAAAATGATCTGAGATTTACAGAATTTAATCCCAACGCATCCTTAGGAATAAATTATAAATCTGAAGCATGGAGCCTTTTTGCTAATGCACCAGTAAACTTCAACAGCATCAAAGCAGAGGATGAATTAAGAAACGTTCATAAATCACTTAATAAAACAACGTTTACCCCAAATCTATTTGTTCAGTACTCTTTTGCCTCTTTCTGGAAAGCAAGTTTGAACGGGAATATCAGCAATAACTTTGGAGATGTTCAGTCTGCATATGCAGGGTATATGCTGCAAAGCCCGGGAGGATTTAGTGTGATGGATCCCAATAACCCGATTCCGCAAACCAATTCAAAGAGCGCCGGTTCAAGAATTGAGTACAGAAACCCTCTGAATAATTTATTTTTTAATGTGAATTATTCCTTAAGTGACAGTAAAAAGAATCTTCTTGCATCCCCAATCCTGGATATCAATACAGGGTTTACATTAATTCAGTACAGAGAGCAGGAAAACCATGCAAAAAATAATAGATTGAGTGTAGAAGTAGGTAAATATTTTCCGAAATTTAAAACAAATGCCTCTGTGAGTTATAGCAATACATTATCTAAATCAGATGCATTCCTGGATAATATTCAGTATTTAAGTAAAAATAATACCCAGTCCTACGGGTTTAAATTAAATAATACCTATTTCAGCTGGATGAGTCTAGACTACAACCTTAATTTTTCCAGAAACAAGCAGGATAATATAGGTTTGAATGATAAGGGAGGAAGATTAGGGATCAATAAAGGTTTTAATCACAATTTAGGAGCATTTTTCTACCCGATCGAAAACCATACTATAGGATTCAACTGGGATCAGGTAAATACCAGTGATGGCCAGAATAAATATAATAACGCTTTCTATGATCTTTCTTACCAGTTTACATGGGCAAAAAAGAAAGTTGACTTTGAGCTAAAATGGATGAATATTGCCAACAGAAGAGTATTTGAAACATACAACATAAATCAGGCAACTAACAGTGTAGCGTACACAAGAGTACAGCTCCGCCCAAGCCAAGTCATGTTCACCGTAAAATTCAACTTTAAATAAAGAAAACATAATTCAACAAAAAACCAATCTCAGCGAGATTGGTTTTTTGTTTGAGATATATTCTGCCATATTAAAAACTCTGATGATCTGCAGAAGGACCATAACTTCCTGGAAGAGGAATATTATTCAGTCTGTAATAAACTCCCAGCTGAGCTCTGTGGTGAGTGATCTGGTTCAAAGCATGGCGAATCGCACCATATTTGCTCCAGCTTGCCAGCTCGTGGCCGTCATTTTTAATCGTCCAGCTGGGATTAAGATCGTCTTCTGTGCTATTTTCCAATGCCGTTTTTGCAGACTGATAATCGTCTTCCAGTTTTTTCATAAGATCATCTTTTGTAGAAAGAACAGTCGGTTTGTAATCACCTTTACCAAAATCCAGTTCAGAAGTTTTTAAAATAGTGTTCGGCCATTCAAAAACTTCTACGAGATGGGTGGCAAGAGGCATCATTTTCATACTTTTTTCATGAGGAGCATAATCGTTTTTTCCTTCGGGGAATAGATCAATAAATTTTTTTGTGGTTTGGAATTCTCCTTCCAGTTCGGATTTTAATTGAGATAAAGTGTCCATAATATTTTGTTTTTTAATTACTTAAAGATAAGGATTTTGAAGATCATAATATTTTAAAGAAATCATAATTTTATTTCTGACTTGTTTTGAAAAGAACATAAGTTTTTGATTTTTAATTGTTTATAATTATTCTGTTAGATTTTTGAAAAAAAACTGTAACATATTTCAGTATTTGATAACTAATTATGCAAACATTATTACAATGAAAAAAATATTTTCTGTATTCTTTATTGCCCTTTTTGTTTTTGCATCGGCACAGGATTCCAAAGAGTCTAAAGAAACAGCAAACAGGTTCTTTTATGAACTTACTTTTAAACCGAAGAAAGATTCCACTAAGATGGATAAAGTAGTGGCTATTCTGGATATTACAAGTAAAAAATCGATCTATCAGGATTATACAATTCCCGCTCAGGACTCCATTATTAAATTAGCTGTGGAAGAAATGGAGAAAACAAAAAGCTGGAAAGATGTGTCAAAGCTTATTAAAATGCCTAAGTTTTCATATAAAATTGTTAAAACCTATCCTGAAATGAAGGAGCAGTATATTGACAGAGTAAGTATGAATCTATTTGGATACGATGATGACATTAAATTCAACTGGAACATTTTGCCGGAAAAAGAAAAAGTAGGCGAATACAATACACAGAAAGCAACTGCCGAATTTGGAGGAAGAAAATGGACTGCCTGGTTTAGTACAGATATTCCTTTTCAGGATGGGCCTTACAAGTTTTACGGTCTTCCGGGCCTAATTGTTAAAATCGAAGATTCCGAGAAAAACTATTCCTGGAAGCTAAGCGGAAATAAGAAAATTTCTAATTATGAGGAAATGTCTTATTCCGACAAAATAAATGCAAAATATGGAATCCCTCAAACGATAACACCTACAACAAAGGAAAAATTTGAAAAAGCTTATGCGAGCTTTAAACAAGATCCCATGGCAGAAGCACGTCAGAGAGTTACACCAGAAATGATGAGTATGAAAATGCCGGGATCAGATATGACCGTTGGGGAAATGATGAAAAAGCAGGAAAAAGTAGCTAAAGATTTCTTCAGTGCCAATGATAATCCAATAGAAATTTCATCAGGACAAAATCAGGAGAAAAAGAAAAAATAAGCATTCATATCAACTAAATTATATTATTAAATCAACCCGGATACAGCAATGTGTTTGGGTTGATTTCTTTCATCTCTTTTGTTATTTAGATTAAATTTAAATAGCGTATATTTGCCCTTACAAAAAATCTGGCTTTGGAAGAGATTAACTTACATAAATTAAGTGGATTCCCTAAAAACAAAATGGGGAAGATTTTGGGTTATGATAATGATCAGCTGAGAATGCCCAATAAGATTATAGAAATGGGGCTTCTGCCCGAAACTATTTTCAGGGTTTTATACCAGGCGCCGTTCAAGGGCCCTATGTATGTTGAATTTGGAGAGGAAAAGAGCCGCATCGCTCTTCGTGAAGAAGAGGGAGAGTATATTATTGTTGAAGAATTGAATTAATGCAGGAAAATAAGAAAAAACAGGTCCTCTTGGTCGGGAATCCCAACGTAGGAAAATCCACCGTTTTCAATGCCCTGTGCAATAAAAAACAAAAGACCGGGAATTATGCAGGAGTTACCGTTGCAAGCCATTCAGGAAATTATATTTATAAAAACGAAGAAGTCGAAGTAATTGATCTTCCAGGCTCATACAGCGTATATCCAAGTTCTGAAGATGAAGCTATTTTTTCTAAATTTCTTATTGATGAACAGAAAAACTATGAAGGCGTTATCTATATCCTTGAAGCATTAAGCTTAAAAAGAGGGCTGCTTCTCTTCCAGCAGATACAGGACCTTGGCATACCAATGATTTTGGTAGTTAACCAGATAGATCAGGCAAAAAGAAGAGGAATCAGCATTGATATCCAAAAATTTTCCGATGCCTTAGGCATTAAAATTATCCAGACCAATGCTAAAGAGCAGATTGGAATAGACGAAATCAAAGAGGCGGTTTTGAACAACGGATTCCAAAAAGCCGACAAGATCTCATTTGAAACCCCGAACGAACATAAAGATTTTATACAAAAAATAGCAGCCCATAAAGGTTTCGACAACGAATATAAAGCCTGGATGAGCCTTTCTTTAGGTACCGAGCTGGGAAAAATAGACTCCATAAAAGACCTGCTGAACGAACCGGAAACCAAAAGCCTGGTTCCGAAAAGGCTTCAGGTTCAGGAAACCGTAAGAAGATATCAGAACGTAGATAAAATACTGGCAGATGTAATCTCTAAAAAAGCACAGTTCAAAGAGCTTCTCACAGAAAAGCTGGATAAAGTACTCGTTCACAAATTCTGGGGTTACGTAGTTTTTCTGGTGATTCTTTTAATCATCTTCCAAAGTGTTTTCTTCCTTGCAGAATACCCTATGAACTGGATTGACGATACCTTTTCATGGCTGGCTGCATTTACAGGCGAACATCTCCCGGAAGGACCTGTTAATTCACTGGTTTCAAGCGGAATTATTCCCGGAATCGGTGGGATTGTAGTATTTGCGCCGCAAATCGGGATTTTGTTATATTTCTTATACTTATTGGAAGATTCAGGGTATATGGCAAGAGTTGTATTCCTGATGGATAGGCTGCTGCGCCCTTTCGGACTGAACGGAAAAAGTATAGTTCCTCTCGTATCCGGAACCGCCTGCGCCATTCCTGCCGTAATCTCTACAAGAAATATCGAAAATGTAAAAGAAAGACTACTAACCATACTGGTTACCCCTTTCATGACCTGTTCTGCCAGGCTTCCGGTGTACAGTATCATTATCGGGCTTATTATTTCAGACGGATCATTCCTCGGAATTAAATACAAAGCACTGGTATTAATGGGAATGTACCTTTTAGGGTTTCTTGTGGCATTGTTTTCCGCATCTGTTCTTAAGAGATTTATCAAAAATAAAGAAAAGACTTATCTGGTAATGGATTTGCCAACCTATAAAAAACCGCTTTTCGGGTACGATCTTAAAATGGTTCTGGGCAAGGTGTGGGAATTCGTTACGGGAGCAGGAAAGATTATTTTTATAGTCAGTATCATTGTATGGTTTTTAAGTTACTTTGGCCCTAAACAGAAACCTGATCAGTTTGTGGCTACCAATGTCGAACTCGATCATTCCTATCTCGCTAAAATGGGCAAAGGAATTGAGCCGCTTATTGAACCTCTCGGCTACGACTGGAAGATGGGAGTGGGAATTCTGACCAGTTTTGTCGCAAGAGAAGTTTTCGTAGGAACAATGTCTACCCTGTACAGTCTGGAAGATGACGCCCCCGAAGTAAAAGTAATTGATAAAATGAGAAGAGACGTAAAACCGAATGGCGAAAAAGTGTTCAGCTTTGCCACAGGAATTTCCGTACTTTTATTCTATGCATTTGCAATGCAGTGTGTTTCCACACTTGCAGTAGTCTACAGAGAAACCAAAAGCTGGAAATGGACCGGCTTTCAGGTGGCAATGATGACCGGTTTGGCATATTTTGTGTCGTTGATAGCTTATCAGATTTTAAAATAATGGATACCTCATTAATTTTTCAGTACGTAATCATCATATTAATTGTTGCATTTGCCTGCTACTCTTTATTTAAAGTACTCAGGAAAAACTTTGCACCGAAAAAATTCAGCTCCAAAAGAACCAACTGCGATAAAGACTGCGGATGTTCCTAATTATATTTTTAAGTTTATAATTAAAAAAATAGTAGTATTTTCATTTTTTGAAACTAAAACTATTGCAAATTGAATCTTAAATCATCAGTTGGCTTATTATTTTTTCTTTTCACAGCTCTGGCAAAAGCCCAGACAGATACCACCAGGATCAAATCCTATGCAGATCAGGTGATGGTCCGAATGAATTTGGACACTAATATTGATCAATTTATTTTTACAGAAGGTCCCGAGGATAAACAGCTGGAAACAATCCTGATGACCAATAATAAAACAAGGCTTTCTTTCTCCGTTGATTATAGAATCATAAGTGCCACCTTATCCATTACTCCCCGTTTTCTCCCGGGCAACAATGATAATGAACTGAAAGGCACCAGCTCTTATACAGATTTTAGATTTCGTTTTTTTCCTAAAAAATTTATTCAGACCGTTTATTATAAAAACAT
Protein-coding sequences here:
- a CDS encoding Plug and carboxypeptidase regulatory-like domain-containing protein → MKGKISLFLMLFFTVLTYAQKTVSGKITDEDGSAIPSASVTIEEPGKDAILAYGITNSKGEYKVTFTSSEPNVDLKVKAFNQKPLTKQISNSDQTLTFKMQSEATEIKEVQLKTKMITARGDTIAYDLKAFDSKNDRTLADVMRKIPGIEVNKDGSILYQGNAINKFYVNGKDLMEGGYGTINNSLPKDAVQKVEVLENHQPVKILQDKVPSDQAAINIKLKNSVTMTGRGEVGTGFGDPWLWNVKLTPMFFGQKSQWVVNYKTNNMGEQVENEGNILAFGSSWEGRRINAAQNDWLNVENADAPNLPVKRYLMNSVHYLSANYLTNIDKKKEWELKANANYTNNAVEREDIVETIYSPRNDKPGSTITTSTRNNFYTDKVKGELIFTKNAKKGFFKNTTSFSQFWNADRAVATRVGRIGNEAVESPTSSFQNSLSTIIPWKEKMVNFKSYINYQDDKQTLEVSPANYLQILYKNPVADSATAINFAPGTSVIQNFRLKTLDTSHSANISFSKKGWTFTPQVGFDFSSKNLNTRFNGTAIPNPDIPNDVAPSFGGPAYQNDLRFTEFNPNASLGINYKSEAWSLFANAPVNFNSIKAEDELRNVHKSLNKTTFTPNLFVQYSFASFWKASLNGNISNNFGDVQSAYAGYMLQSPGGFSVMDPNNPIPQTNSKSAGSRIEYRNPLNNLFFNVNYSLSDSKKNLLASPILDINTGFTLIQYREQENHAKNNRLSVEVGKYFPKFKTNASVSYSNTLSKSDAFLDNIQYLSKNNTQSYGFKLNNTYFSWMSLDYNLNFSRNKQDNIGLNDKGGRLGINKGFNHNLGAFFYPIENHTIGFNWDQVNTSDGQNKYNNAFYDLSYQFTWAKKKVDFELKWMNIANRRVFETYNINQATNSVAYTRVQLRPSQVMFTVKFNFK
- a CDS encoding ferrous iron transport protein A; amino-acid sequence: MEEINLHKLSGFPKNKMGKILGYDNDQLRMPNKIIEMGLLPETIFRVLYQAPFKGPMYVEFGEEKSRIALREEEGEYIIVEELN
- a CDS encoding GLPGLI family protein gives rise to the protein MKKIFSVFFIALFVFASAQDSKESKETANRFFYELTFKPKKDSTKMDKVVAILDITSKKSIYQDYTIPAQDSIIKLAVEEMEKTKSWKDVSKLIKMPKFSYKIVKTYPEMKEQYIDRVSMNLFGYDDDIKFNWNILPEKEKVGEYNTQKATAEFGGRKWTAWFSTDIPFQDGPYKFYGLPGLIVKIEDSEKNYSWKLSGNKKISNYEEMSYSDKINAKYGIPQTITPTTKEKFEKAYASFKQDPMAEARQRVTPEMMSMKMPGSDMTVGEMMKKQEKVAKDFFSANDNPIEISSGQNQEKKKK
- a CDS encoding DinB family protein, translated to MDTLSQLKSELEGEFQTTKKFIDLFPEGKNDYAPHEKSMKMMPLATHLVEVFEWPNTILKTSELDFGKGDYKPTVLSTKDDLMKKLEDDYQSAKTALENSTEDDLNPSWTIKNDGHELASWSKYGAIRHALNQITHHRAQLGVYYRLNNIPLPGSYGPSADHQSF
- a CDS encoding cupin-like domain-containing protein, whose protein sequence is MGIILKPIDVVDDITQEEFTEKYLKPRRPVVIKNMARKWPAYQKWTMDYVKEAVGDVEVPLYDSKKADPAAPINTPTTKMKFADYIDLIQKEPTDLRIFFFDPIKHANKLLEDYISPKELMGGFLDKYPSMFFGGKGSVTFLHYDIDMAHIFHTHFNGRKHVLLFDYKWKERLYQLPYATYALEDYDIENPDFTKFPALDGVEGIECFLEHGDTLFMPTGWWHWMKYLDGSFSISLRAWDKSWAVKAHSLWNLTVQRKFDDIMKSNFKKKYMDWKEKVAVKRAELALKRGLPK
- the feoB gene encoding ferrous iron transport protein B yields the protein MQENKKKQVLLVGNPNVGKSTVFNALCNKKQKTGNYAGVTVASHSGNYIYKNEEVEVIDLPGSYSVYPSSEDEAIFSKFLIDEQKNYEGVIYILEALSLKRGLLLFQQIQDLGIPMILVVNQIDQAKRRGISIDIQKFSDALGIKIIQTNAKEQIGIDEIKEAVLNNGFQKADKISFETPNEHKDFIQKIAAHKGFDNEYKAWMSLSLGTELGKIDSIKDLLNEPETKSLVPKRLQVQETVRRYQNVDKILADVISKKAQFKELLTEKLDKVLVHKFWGYVVFLVILLIIFQSVFFLAEYPMNWIDDTFSWLAAFTGEHLPEGPVNSLVSSGIIPGIGGIVVFAPQIGILLYFLYLLEDSGYMARVVFLMDRLLRPFGLNGKSIVPLVSGTACAIPAVISTRNIENVKERLLTILVTPFMTCSARLPVYSIIIGLIISDGSFLGIKYKALVLMGMYLLGFLVALFSASVLKRFIKNKEKTYLVMDLPTYKKPLFGYDLKMVLGKVWEFVTGAGKIIFIVSIIVWFLSYFGPKQKPDQFVATNVELDHSYLAKMGKGIEPLIEPLGYDWKMGVGILTSFVAREVFVGTMSTLYSLEDDAPEVKVIDKMRRDVKPNGEKVFSFATGISVLLFYAFAMQCVSTLAVVYRETKSWKWTGFQVAMMTGLAYFVSLIAYQILK